Within the Bacillota bacterium genome, the region TAAAAACACCTGGGAAATCAGGCTTAAGCCGGGGGGACTCCAGGTTTTCGGGTTCAGGAAAGTAGGGCGAAATCGAAGGCGTTCTAAGAAATAGAAGGGAGGATCATCCCGGTGGGACTTGTCAGCATCTCAGAACTCCTTGCCAGGGCGGAAGCCGGCGGGTATGCGGTCGGGGCCTTTAATTGCAATAACATGGAAATAGTGCAGGCCATTATGGAAGCGGCCGAGTCGGAAAGGTCGCCGGTCATCCTTCAGGCAAGCCAGGGTGCGATCAAATACGCAGGGATCAATTACATCGTCGCCCTGGCTCGCGAAGCCGCGGCCGGGGCGCGGGTTCCTGTTGCCCTGCATCTCGACCACGGTACAGATTTTGCCCAGGTAATGCTTTGTATCAGACACGGGTTCAGTTCGGTTATGATCGACGGGTCCCGTTACCCTTTGCTGGAGAATATCGCGCTAACCCGAAGGGTGGTTGAGGTTGCCCAGGCGGTAGGCGTTTCTGTTGAAGGGGAACTCGGCCGGATCACCGGAACCGAAGACGAGATCAGTGTCACGGAACGGGAAGCCTTTTTTACCGATCCCGAGGAAGCTCGCGTTTTCGTCCGCGAAACAGGGGTGAATGCTCTTGCGGTTGCCATTGGCACCGCACACGGGCGCTATAAGGGGAAGCCGGAACTTGATTTTCCGCGCCTCGCGAAAATTCGCGAACTCACCGGAGTCTCCCTTGTACTGCATGGCTCTTCGGGTGTCCCGGACGAGGACATTAAACAGGCAATTGCGTTAGGTGTTCGCAAGATTAATATCGACACGAACATCCGGGAGGCCTTTGTGGCGGAAATGCGTCAGGTAATCGGGGAAAACCCGGGCGAAATCGATCCCCGGAAGATTTTGGGGCCCGCCCGCGCGGCGGCGCGGGAGATCATCAGGGAAAAAATTCGTCTTTTCGGGTGCGCCGGGAGGGCCTGAAAAGCCGCGACCTTTTCTTCAGGATTGGAGTTCAAAGTGGCATGTAAAGGAGAGAGCTTAATTGGAAATATTTCTTGATACAGCTAATGTAGCTGAGATCCGGGAAGGTATTAAATGGGGCGTGGTTTCCGGTGTAACCACAAACCCCACGCTGGTTGCAAAAGAAGGGCGGAGCTTTCACCAGGTGCTGAAGGAGATCTGCGGCCTCGTGGAGGGTCCTGTCAGCGCCGAGGTCCTCAGTTTGGAACTAAACGGAATGCTTCAGGAAGCGAGGGAACTGGCCGGGCTCGCTCCCAACATCGTAATTAAGATTCCCATTACGCCGGCAGGTTTGGAGGCTGTAAGGATTTTGGCGGGGGAAGGGATCCGGGCAAATGTTACACTTGTTTTTTCTGCTCCTCAGGCTCTGCTTGCAGCACGCGCCGGGGCGGCCTTTGTAAGTCCTTTTATCGGGAGAATTGACGACATTGGGCAGGACGGGACCGTTGTTCTCGGGGACATGATCGATATTTTCCGCAATTACCGGTATCCCACCAGGGTAATCGCCGCCAGCATTCGCCACCCCTGGCACGTTTTAGAGGCGGCCCGGCTGGGCGCAGATATTGCGACCGTCCCCTTTGGAGTGCTTGCCCAAATGTTTAAACATCCCCTGACCGACCTGGGGATTGCCCGCTTCCAAGCGGATTGGGAGAAAGTGAAGGGAATTTAGGACAGCCGGGAAGCGCGAAACGCAGAGGAGAGGAGCAGGCATGGAGCGGGAGCTTACTTTAGAATTTGTCCGGGTGACAGAGGCCGCGGCTTTAGCTGCCGGTCGCTGGATGGGGCGCGGAGACAAGGAAAAGGCCGATGATGCCGCTGTAACCGCGATGCGCCGGATGTTTGACACCGTCCAGATCGATGGAACTGTTGTCATTGGGGAAGGGGAGATGGACGAGGCTCCGATGCTCTACACCGGAGAAAAGGTAGGCACCGGCTCTCCTCCGGAAGTGGATGTGGCCGTCGATCCCCTCGAAGGAACAAATATTGTTGCAAAGGGCCTGACAGGAGCGATCTCGGTGCTGGCGGTTGCCCCCCGGGGGTGCCTCCTTCATGCTCCTGATATGTATATGGATAAAATCGCCGTAGGGCCGAAAGCTGCCGGGAAAATAAGTTTACAGGCATCTGTCGAGGAAAATATTAAGGCCGTTGCCGGGGCTTTGAAGAAAAGAGTAGAAGATCTCACCGTGGTCATTCTTGACCGCCCTCGCCATGAAGAGTTAATCCAGCAGGCCAGGAAGGCAGGGGCGCGGATCCAACTGATTTCCGACGGGGATGTGGCCCCCGCGGTAGCCGTCGCTTTTGAAGGCACGGGAGTAGACATGTTGCTCGGGATTGGCGGGGCCCCCGAAGGCGTGCTTGCTGCAGCCGCCCTCCGCTGTTTGGGCGGTGAAATGCAGGCCCGGCTCTGGCCAATGGATGATGACGATGTGGCGCGGGCCGGGAAAATGGGAATTACCGATTTCCGGCGGATCCTGACGATGGACGAACTGGTAAGAGGCGAAGAGGTGGTTTTTGCCGCGACCGGGATTACGGACAGCACCCTGCTCCGCGGGGTTCACTATACCTCCTGGGGGGCGCGGACTCATTCCGTTGTGATGCGGGGACGCACCGGAACGATTCGATTTATTGATGCCCGGCACCTTTTTTCCCGCAAGCCTGATTACGCACGGCCCTGCTAGCTTGACTTTTGAAGCCTGATGGTGTTATGATTTGAGATGACACTTACCTACCTTTTGTTTATCCCTTGTTTGTTCCTTAGTTTATCCCTGCTGAACTTGCGTGAACACCCCACAGGTGAGCCGCTTATTCAATGTTTTTCCTCATCTTTTTACCTGTCTGTTTCCCGGTATTAGTGCCGGGTTTCCTGGAATTTACCGGGTACCCGGTTAGTTTCCGGTTAGTTTAAATTTACAGATAAGGGGGATTTTCTTGAACGTTGCAGAGTTAGAGCAGAAGACGATGGCAGAGCTCCTTAAGATTGCCCGGGAATTGGAAATATCTGGTTACTCCCGGCTCCGAAAAAAAGAATTGATTTTTGAAATTATGAAGGCCCAAACGGTAAAGGATGGCCTGCTCTTTGCCCAGGGAGTCCTCGAGATCCTTCCCGACGGTTACGGGTTTTTGCGTCCTTTTGCCTATGTCCCAAGCCACGACGATATCTATGTCTCACCTTCCCAGATCAGGCGCTTTGATTTAAGAACCGGGGACAAGGTCGCCGGACAGGTACGGGCCCCCAAGGAAACAGAGCGTTTTTATGCTCTCCTGCGGGTTGAAACCGTTAACGGTTATTCACCCGAGCAGTCAGCCGAGCGGCTGCACTTTGATGCTTTAACACCGATTTTCCCAAATGAAAGAATCACGCTAGAGACGCAAAATGGCGATGTTTCCTGTCGGATTATCGATTTGATCGCGCCTTTAGGAAGGGGCCAGCGGGGTCTCATCGTTGCTCCCCCTAAAGCCGGAAAAACCTTTTTATTAAAAAAGATCGCGAACGCCATTACGACTAATTATCCGGACGTCGATTTAATGGTCCTGTTGATTGACGAGCGCCCCGAAGAGGTAACCGATATGCAGCGCTCGGTCCAGGGGGAAGTTGTCAGCTCTACCTTCGACGAGCCTCCTGACAATCATGTTAAAGTCTCGGAAATGTTGTTGGAGCGGGCAAAGCGTTTGGTGGAACACAAAAGGGATGTCGTCATCCTCCTGGACAGCATTACCCGCCTGGCGCGCGCCTATAACCTGG harbors:
- a CDS encoding class II fructose-1,6-bisphosphate aldolase; this encodes MGLVSISELLARAEAGGYAVGAFNCNNMEIVQAIMEAAESERSPVILQASQGAIKYAGINYIVALAREAAAGARVPVALHLDHGTDFAQVMLCIRHGFSSVMIDGSRYPLLENIALTRRVVEVAQAVGVSVEGELGRITGTEDEISVTEREAFFTDPEEARVFVRETGVNALAVAIGTAHGRYKGKPELDFPRLAKIRELTGVSLVLHGSSGVPDEDIKQAIALGVRKINIDTNIREAFVAEMRQVIGENPGEIDPRKILGPARAAAREIIREKIRLFGCAGRA
- the fsa gene encoding fructose-6-phosphate aldolase, with product MEIFLDTANVAEIREGIKWGVVSGVTTNPTLVAKEGRSFHQVLKEICGLVEGPVSAEVLSLELNGMLQEARELAGLAPNIVIKIPITPAGLEAVRILAGEGIRANVTLVFSAPQALLAARAGAAFVSPFIGRIDDIGQDGTVVLGDMIDIFRNYRYPTRVIAASIRHPWHVLEAARLGADIATVPFGVLAQMFKHPLTDLGIARFQADWEKVKGI
- the glpX gene encoding class II fructose-bisphosphatase, whose product is MERELTLEFVRVTEAAALAAGRWMGRGDKEKADDAAVTAMRRMFDTVQIDGTVVIGEGEMDEAPMLYTGEKVGTGSPPEVDVAVDPLEGTNIVAKGLTGAISVLAVAPRGCLLHAPDMYMDKIAVGPKAAGKISLQASVEENIKAVAGALKKRVEDLTVVILDRPRHEELIQQARKAGARIQLISDGDVAPAVAVAFEGTGVDMLLGIGGAPEGVLAAAALRCLGGEMQARLWPMDDDDVARAGKMGITDFRRILTMDELVRGEEVVFAATGITDSTLLRGVHYTSWGARTHSVVMRGRTGTIRFIDARHLFSRKPDYARPC
- the rho gene encoding transcription termination factor Rho, translating into MNVAELEQKTMAELLKIARELEISGYSRLRKKELIFEIMKAQTVKDGLLFAQGVLEILPDGYGFLRPFAYVPSHDDIYVSPSQIRRFDLRTGDKVAGQVRAPKETERFYALLRVETVNGYSPEQSAERLHFDALTPIFPNERITLETQNGDVSCRIIDLIAPLGRGQRGLIVAPPKAGKTFLLKKIANAITTNYPDVDLMVLLIDERPEEVTDMQRSVQGEVVSSTFDEPPDNHVKVSEMLLERAKRLVEHKRDVVILLDSITRLARAYNLVVPPSGRTLSGGVDPTALHKPKRFFGAARNIEEGGSLTILATALIETGSRMDEVIFEEFKGTGNMELVLDRKLSEKRIFPAMDVKRSGTRREELLLSKEELELVWNFRRMFASYGTSEIIEMLIDAMQKTRANRDLLRALPQLFK